The proteins below are encoded in one region of Gloeocapsa sp. PCC 73106:
- a CDS encoding putative 2-aminoethylphosphonate ABC transporter permease subunit has protein sequence MATTTKTKTTEIIKPIATGEDWIRRVVLGLSTLWLLLGVVFPLYAILSRSFQDRQGNWIGLQNFIDYLNNPNLVASFFNSFYIAIVTTIISVFLAFIFAYGLTRTAMPGKRVFNTIGMLPLYIPPLAHAIALIYLFGRQGIVTRAGWDINLYGPNGIIIGEVLYCFPQALVILITALSLTDARLYEAALALRTPQWRTFLTVTLPGVKYGLISAIFVCFILAFTDFGVPKVVGGNFNVLATDIYRQVIGQQNFPMGATISVFLLIPTIIAFVVDRIIQRRQTSSVSAKAVPFEPKPNKLLDSLVFMFCTLVILGAVTVFATIILASLIGLWPRDLYNFQFTLNNFDFSRVAGGGYSAYMNSIIMSLLTAVFGTIIVFIGAYLVEKGKGLGWLRFINYFLSTIPLALPGLVIGLGYLFFFVVDNSWGINNGNLLLVIPNLFTGGQWVIPNPFGNRSMALLVVCNIIHFYTVCFLTANTALKQLDPEFESVSASMSVPFYKTFWRVTLPMSLPTILGIGIYYFVNAMVTVSAIIFLRPSDTNIAAISIINMDDAGDIGAAAAMSTLLVVTSLGVRALYWLFTKGIERRSQAWLKR, from the coding sequence ATGGCTACTACAACTAAGACTAAAACTACTGAGATTATCAAGCCTATCGCCACCGGTGAAGACTGGATTAGGCGTGTTGTGCTGGGATTAAGTACCCTTTGGTTGCTCCTAGGGGTAGTTTTTCCTCTTTATGCTATCTTGTCTAGAAGTTTCCAAGATAGACAGGGTAACTGGATTGGCTTACAAAATTTTATCGATTATCTGAATAATCCCAACCTGGTTGCTTCGTTTTTTAACAGCTTTTACATAGCGATCGTTACGACTATAATTTCAGTATTTCTCGCTTTTATTTTTGCTTACGGTCTCACTCGAACCGCTATGCCGGGTAAAAGAGTGTTTAATACGATAGGTATGTTACCCTTGTATATACCACCCTTGGCTCATGCGATCGCTTTAATCTACTTGTTTGGTAGACAGGGAATCGTTACCCGGGCGGGTTGGGATATTAATCTCTACGGTCCCAACGGTATTATTATCGGGGAGGTTCTCTACTGTTTTCCCCAAGCTTTAGTAATTCTCATCACAGCTTTGAGTTTAACCGATGCTCGTCTCTATGAAGCTGCTTTAGCCCTAAGAACACCCCAATGGCGTACTTTTTTAACTGTCACTCTACCAGGGGTTAAATACGGTCTAATCAGTGCGATTTTCGTCTGTTTTATCTTAGCTTTTACCGATTTCGGCGTTCCTAAAGTGGTAGGGGGCAATTTCAACGTTCTGGCTACAGATATCTACAGACAGGTAATCGGACAACAAAACTTCCCCATGGGGGCGACGATCAGCGTCTTCTTGTTAATACCTACAATTATCGCTTTTGTCGTAGATAGAATCATTCAACGTAGACAGACATCTTCAGTCAGCGCTAAAGCCGTTCCTTTCGAACCAAAGCCCAATAAACTGCTTGATAGCTTGGTGTTTATGTTCTGTACCTTAGTTATTCTGGGTGCAGTAACTGTTTTTGCCACAATTATACTAGCTTCTTTGATTGGACTTTGGCCTCGAGATCTTTACAATTTTCAGTTTACTCTGAATAACTTTGACTTTAGTAGAGTAGCCGGGGGTGGTTATAGCGCTTACATGAACAGTATCATCATGTCTCTGTTAACCGCTGTTTTCGGAACCATTATCGTATTTATTGGAGCTTATTTAGTAGAAAAAGGTAAAGGGTTAGGCTGGTTACGTTTTATTAACTATTTCCTCTCCACCATACCCTTAGCTTTACCTGGTTTAGTCATAGGCTTAGGTTATCTATTCTTTTTTGTTGTAGATAACAGTTGGGGGATCAATAACGGTAATTTGCTTTTGGTTATTCCCAATCTCTTTACTGGAGGTCAGTGGGTGATTCCTAACCCCTTTGGGAATAGATCTATGGCCTTGCTCGTAGTTTGCAATATTATCCACTTTTATACCGTATGTTTTTTGACGGCTAACACGGCCTTAAAACAGTTAGATCCCGAATTTGAATCGGTTTCGGCTTCCATGAGTGTACCCTTTTACAAGACCTTTTGGCGGGTGACTCTACCGATGAGTTTACCTACTATCTTGGGTATTGGTATCTATTACTTCGTTAACGCGATGGTTACGGTTTCGGCGATTATCTTTCTGCGTCCGAGCGATACTAATATAGCGGCAATTTCCATCATTAACATGGATGATGCTGGAGATATAGGGGCGGCTGCAGCTATGTCAACTCTTTTAGTAGTTACTAGTTTAGGGGTTAGGGCTCTATACTGGTTATTTACTAAGGGTATAGAAAGAAGAAGTCAAGCTTGGTTAAAGCGTTGA
- a CDS encoding phosphatase PAP2 family protein produces MEEFNGAIKFLISFIPYFSGGLVASFVVLGSGAIIARSRLSDWVLSTEKEILLTLKANANAHWDAWMIRVTFLPQGQITIPLLLVTGSLLIYHQELASALMLGINLSGSWLLNGIFKLSFRRQRPNLWVLPTQPTDYSYPSGHSMSAISFYGLLAVYTSVFLSIPIIITGAIASVISMLVGFSRMYLGVHWASDVLGGWIAGSIWLSVCLYSVAILK; encoded by the coding sequence ATGGAGGAGTTTAACGGGGCAATAAAGTTTTTAATTAGCTTTATCCCCTACTTTAGCGGTGGACTGGTAGCCAGTTTTGTAGTATTAGGAAGTGGAGCGATTATTGCTCGCTCTAGACTCTCGGATTGGGTATTATCCACTGAAAAAGAAATTTTGTTAACCCTAAAAGCTAATGCTAATGCTCACTGGGATGCTTGGATGATCAGAGTAACATTTTTGCCTCAAGGACAAATTACCATTCCTTTATTACTTGTGACTGGAAGTCTACTTATTTATCACCAAGAATTAGCTTCTGCTCTGATGTTAGGGATTAATTTAAGTGGTTCTTGGTTGCTCAATGGTATCTTTAAGCTGAGCTTTCGACGACAACGCCCTAATTTGTGGGTATTGCCTACTCAACCTACGGACTACAGCTATCCCAGTGGTCATTCTATGAGTGCAATTTCTTTTTATGGACTTTTAGCGGTTTACACTAGTGTTTTTTTGAGCATTCCTATTATTATTACCGGAGCGATCGCCTCAGTCATTTCCATGCTGGTGGGTTTTAGCCGTATGTATTTGGGAGTTCACTGGGCGAGCGATGTTTTGGGAGGATGGATTGCAGGGAGTATTTGGCTGTCAGTTTGCCTCTATAGCGTAGCAATATTAAAGTAA
- a CDS encoding putative 2-aminoethylphosphonate ABC transporter ATP-binding protein, with product MTNYSDPTKIAKSQTSGVSPQSHSTPPDRATTTPYLQVEGVTKDFGKFVALKDIYLDVYPGEFVCLLGPSGCGKTTLLRIIAGLEQQTTGRITQGGKDVSRLSASQRDFGIVFQSYALFPNLTAAQNIAYGLQNTKEDKQKIKNRVEELLNLVGLNEFRDKYPAQMSGGQQQRVALARALALSPGLLLLDEPLSALDAQVRVKLRSEITQVHRTLGITTIMVTHDQSEALAMADRAVVMDKGYIAQVGSPHAIYKRPNTPFVANFIGVMNFLKGVTTSSNQVRCGNIVLQIPDQGLTPSTPVRIAIRPEDVVLVREESNLTNIITATVESVEFLGSAYHVALSPQGDSKEKLTIELSSHQVGDLDLTPESTVQIQLPPEHIQVFPES from the coding sequence ATGACTAACTACTCTGATCCAACTAAAATTGCTAAGTCTCAAACTTCTGGTGTTTCTCCTCAAAGCCACTCTACACCTCCAGATCGCGCGACTACCACTCCCTACTTACAAGTAGAGGGGGTAACTAAAGATTTTGGTAAGTTTGTCGCTTTAAAAGACATTTATCTAGACGTTTATCCTGGGGAATTCGTCTGTTTACTCGGTCCTAGTGGTTGTGGTAAAACGACATTACTGCGGATTATTGCTGGTTTAGAACAACAAACTACGGGTAGAATCACTCAAGGAGGTAAAGATGTCTCACGGCTTTCTGCGTCTCAAAGAGATTTCGGGATAGTCTTCCAATCTTACGCTTTATTTCCCAACCTAACCGCCGCCCAAAATATCGCTTATGGCTTACAAAACACCAAGGAAGATAAGCAAAAAATTAAAAACCGAGTCGAAGAATTGCTGAATCTAGTAGGTCTTAATGAGTTTCGGGATAAATATCCGGCGCAAATGTCGGGAGGACAACAACAAAGAGTCGCTTTAGCTAGAGCTTTGGCTTTGTCACCGGGCTTGTTACTACTAGATGAGCCCCTTTCAGCTTTAGATGCTCAAGTAAGGGTCAAATTGCGCAGTGAAATTACCCAAGTACACAGAACTCTGGGAATAACCACAATTATGGTAACCCACGATCAATCCGAAGCTCTAGCGATGGCCGATCGCGCTGTGGTTATGGATAAGGGCTATATCGCTCAAGTTGGTTCTCCCCACGCCATCTATAAGCGTCCCAACACGCCCTTTGTGGCTAATTTTATTGGGGTGATGAATTTTTTAAAAGGAGTCACCACTAGTTCTAATCAAGTGCGATGCGGCAATATTGTTCTACAAATCCCTGATCAGGGTTTAACTCCCAGTACTCCTGTACGGATCGCCATTCGTCCTGAAGACGTAGTGTTAGTGAGAGAGGAAAGTAATTTAACCAATATCATCACAGCAACGGTTGAATCAGTGGAATTTTTGGGTTCTGCTTATCACGTCGCTTTATCGCCTCAGGGAGATTCGAAAGAAAAACTCACAATCGAATTATCGAGTCATCAGGTGGGAGATTTAGATTTGACTCCTGAATCTACTGTACAGATTCAATTACCCCCAGAACATATCCAAGTATTTCCTGAAAGCTAA
- a CDS encoding response regulator — protein MKDIHRKPYILAVEDDEDNLLVISYVIEKIQGLFLTAHDCMTALSLAAQHLPDLIILDIVLPEFDGFYFMSQLKQNPLISDIPVIAVTGLISFEAQQRIKEAGCVDYLTKPYLLQTLEERILHHLNCSCFPRSFLF, from the coding sequence ATGAAAGATATACACAGAAAACCTTACATTTTAGCTGTAGAAGATGACGAAGATAATCTTTTAGTTATTAGTTACGTCATTGAGAAAATCCAGGGTTTATTTCTTACAGCTCACGACTGCATGACTGCTTTATCATTAGCAGCTCAGCATTTACCAGATTTAATCATCTTAGATATTGTTTTACCTGAGTTTGATGGATTTTACTTTATGAGTCAGCTCAAACAAAATCCTCTAATCTCTGATATTCCAGTCATTGCTGTCACTGGATTAATTTCTTTTGAAGCTCAACAACGAATTAAAGAGGCAGGTTGTGTAGATTATTTAACTAAACCCTATCTGTTGCAAACATTAGAGGAACGTATTCTGCATCATCTTAACTGCTCTTGTTTTCCTCGCAGTTTCCTCTTTTAA
- a CDS encoding putative 2-aminoethylphosphonate ABC transporter substrate-binding protein: MKKILRKFLVNFLSTLLVVSLVASCTTREQLTTNTNTGTGTTGNAPTQETITVYTAIEDDQIAVYLPLFRETHPNINVNIVRDSTGIVTAKLLAEKTNPQADVVWGTAVSSLLIADKEGILAPYAPQGLEKVEEKFRDSRNPPHWVGNNVWMSAFCVNTEETARKNLPIPQSWEDLINPVYRNQIVMSNPASSGTGFLSVSAILQMRGEEKGWEYLEALHQNVAQYMHSGSRPCRAAGTGEFPIGVSFGYRAVRQKNDGEPIEPVFPKEGSGWDIEANALINKSQIKEASKTFLDWAITPEVMAKYAQNFAITSVKTDAPVPQGFPEDPLNQLIENDFQWAAENRDRILAEWSRRFDGKSEPRT; the protein is encoded by the coding sequence ATGAAGAAAATCTTAAGAAAATTTCTAGTTAACTTTCTTTCAACTTTATTGGTGGTGTCTTTAGTAGCTTCATGTACTACTAGAGAACAGCTCACCACTAACACTAACACCGGTACTGGTACCACTGGAAATGCACCAACCCAGGAAACTATTACAGTATACACAGCCATAGAAGACGATCAAATAGCTGTCTATTTACCCCTATTTAGAGAAACTCATCCCAACATTAACGTCAATATTGTACGAGACTCAACGGGTATAGTCACAGCTAAACTCTTAGCAGAAAAAACCAATCCTCAAGCCGACGTAGTCTGGGGGACGGCGGTTTCGAGCTTATTAATAGCAGATAAAGAAGGGATTTTAGCCCCCTATGCTCCTCAAGGATTAGAAAAAGTAGAAGAGAAATTCAGAGATAGTCGCAATCCTCCCCATTGGGTAGGAAACAACGTGTGGATGTCGGCGTTTTGCGTTAATACCGAGGAAACAGCTAGAAAAAATCTACCCATACCTCAATCTTGGGAAGATCTAATTAATCCTGTTTATAGAAACCAAATTGTTATGTCCAACCCAGCTTCTTCGGGAACTGGTTTTCTCTCTGTATCGGCGATTTTACAAATGAGAGGAGAAGAAAAAGGTTGGGAATATCTAGAAGCACTGCATCAGAATGTAGCTCAGTATATGCATTCTGGCTCAAGACCCTGTAGGGCTGCAGGAACAGGAGAATTCCCGATTGGTGTATCCTTTGGGTATCGTGCGGTAAGACAGAAAAATGATGGTGAACCGATTGAACCTGTATTCCCGAAAGAGGGATCGGGATGGGATATCGAAGCCAACGCGTTAATCAATAAGTCCCAAATCAAAGAGGCTTCCAAAACATTTTTAGATTGGGCAATTACTCCCGAAGTAATGGCTAAATACGCTCAGAACTTTGCTATCACATCTGTTAAAACCGACGCTCCTGTACCCCAAGGATTTCCTGAGGATCCCTTAAATCAGTTAATTGAGAATGACTTCCAATGGGCGGCAGAAAATCGCGATCGCATTCTAGCAGAATGGTCAAGACGCTTCGATGGTAAATCAGAACCTAGAACTTAA
- a CDS encoding DUF2294 domain-containing protein has product MSEKLPTCGQLERELSQQIQAFYRDRLGYKPSKITCQFLDQKVTIILEDSLTPAEQLLAEDGQKKLAQEVRSCLNELTKPQIIELIETILKVKVDDLLSDVTLDTARTGMIAILADNPQVRNPAEISKGSSSKSSVSKS; this is encoded by the coding sequence ATGTCCGAAAAACTTCCAACTTGTGGGCAATTGGAGCGGGAACTATCTCAGCAGATTCAAGCATTTTATCGCGATCGCTTGGGATACAAACCATCTAAGATTACCTGTCAATTCCTAGATCAAAAGGTCACGATTATCCTGGAAGACTCTTTAACACCCGCGGAACAACTTTTAGCAGAAGATGGACAAAAAAAACTAGCGCAGGAAGTGCGATCGTGTCTGAACGAGTTGACTAAGCCGCAAATCATTGAGTTAATTGAAACCATCTTAAAAGTAAAAGTGGATGATTTATTGAGCGATGTAACTCTAGATACCGCAAGAACGGGAATGATTGCGATACTAGCAGATAATCCTCAAGTTAGGAATCCAGCGGAAATTTCCAAGGGAAGTTCATCCAAATCATCCGTTTCTAAATCTTAA
- a CDS encoding zinc ribbon domain-containing protein: protein MKLKTAHSLVRTNKQVFFVEDLNLQGLTKRNKVKKDREGKYLKNGQSAKSGLNKSWLDAAFGNFYETLSYIAEKAGAVVIKVNPAYTSQLLAYRDEFVFTDCSIRVYYDPREEITVDRDLNSSINIKRVGLELFPTINRRSGKITKSKTDSTTKQVLGVLKRCQKPTL, encoded by the coding sequence TTGAAACTCAAAACCGCTCATAGTTTGGTAAGAACAAATAAACAAGTATTTTTTGTAGAAGATTTGAATCTTCAAGGTTTAACCAAACGAAATAAAGTCAAAAAAGATAGGGAGGGGAAATACCTAAAAAATGGGCAATCAGCTAAATCCGGATTAAATAAATCTTGGTTAGATGCAGCATTTGGAAACTTTTATGAAACACTGTCTTACATAGCCGAAAAAGCTGGAGCAGTGGTAATTAAAGTAAACCCCGCATATACATCTCAATTACTCGCCTATCGCGATGAATTTGTATTTACCGATTGTTCTATACGGGTATATTATGATCCCAGAGAAGAAATAACTGTCGATAGAGATCTAAATTCGTCGATAAATATCAAAAGAGTCGGGCTGGAACTTTTCCCGACTATAAACCGGCGTAGTGGGAAAATTACAAAGTCTAAAACTGATAGTACCACGAAGCAAGTTCTGGGAGTCCTAAAGAGATGCCAGAAGCCTACACTGTAA
- the ilvB gene encoding biosynthetic-type acetolactate synthase large subunit: protein MVAPVTRTGAFALLDSLKRHGVKHIFGYPGGAILPIYDEIYRAEARGDIEHILVRHEQGAAHAADGYARATGKVGVCFATSGPGATNLVTGIATAHLDSIPLVVVTGQVPRHAIGTDAFQETDIFGISLPIVKHSYVVRSAKEMANIVAEAFHIAGTGRPGPVLIDIPKDVGTEECEYIPIEPGTVKLSGYRPTVKGNIRQINGALELIETSRRPLLYVGGGAIASNAHIQVQHIAELFQIPVTTTLMGIGVFDEHHPLSVGMLGMHGTAYANFAVTDCDLLIAVGARFDDRVTGKLDEFASTAKVIHIDIDPAEVGKNRLPEVPIVGDVRYVLEQILERARQLGLPTQNNRTQGWLKQISRWKEQYPLVVPQHPDSISPQEVIVELGRQAPNAYYTTDVGQHQMWAAQFLKNGPRRWISSAGLGTMGYGLPAAMGAKVALPQEQVICISGDASFQMNLQELATLAQYNIQVKIVIINNGWQGMVRQWQETFYGERYSCSNMEVGMPNFELLAQAFGVKGMVIRDRSELSEAVSAMLAHDGPVLIDAQVTRNENCYPMVAPGKCNAQMIGLPVSETFRNSVINCGVCGSKNSYEHKFCSECGTKL from the coding sequence ATTGTAGCGCCTGTGACTAGAACGGGTGCTTTTGCCTTGCTTGATAGTCTCAAGCGTCACGGTGTTAAACATATTTTTGGCTATCCTGGTGGTGCGATTTTACCTATTTACGACGAAATCTATCGAGCGGAAGCGCGGGGAGATATCGAGCATATCTTAGTCAGACACGAACAAGGAGCCGCTCATGCTGCCGATGGTTACGCTCGTGCTACCGGTAAAGTGGGAGTATGCTTTGCAACTTCGGGTCCGGGTGCGACTAATTTAGTCACTGGGATCGCTACAGCTCATCTGGATTCTATTCCTCTGGTTGTCGTCACCGGACAAGTACCTAGACACGCGATCGGGACCGATGCTTTCCAAGAAACGGATATCTTTGGTATCAGTCTACCCATTGTTAAGCATTCTTACGTGGTGCGCAGTGCTAAAGAAATGGCGAATATCGTGGCTGAAGCTTTTCACATCGCAGGTACTGGTCGTCCTGGTCCAGTTTTGATTGATATACCTAAAGACGTGGGCACCGAAGAGTGCGAATATATACCCATAGAACCAGGAACGGTGAAGTTATCGGGTTATCGTCCCACAGTAAAGGGCAATATTCGTCAAATTAATGGGGCTTTGGAGTTGATTGAAACTTCCCGCCGACCATTGCTCTACGTGGGAGGTGGAGCGATCGCTTCTAACGCTCACATTCAAGTACAACATATCGCTGAATTATTTCAAATTCCCGTAACTACTACTTTGATGGGTATTGGCGTTTTCGATGAACATCATCCTCTCTCTGTGGGTATGTTGGGAATGCACGGAACCGCTTACGCTAATTTCGCTGTTACTGATTGTGATTTGTTAATCGCTGTAGGGGCTAGATTTGACGATCGCGTTACGGGTAAGTTAGATGAGTTTGCTTCTACTGCTAAAGTAATTCATATTGATATCGATCCCGCTGAGGTGGGTAAAAATCGTCTCCCAGAAGTGCCAATTGTGGGTGACGTTCGCTACGTACTCGAACAAATATTAGAACGAGCGCGACAGTTAGGTTTACCTACTCAAAATAACAGAACTCAAGGTTGGTTGAAACAAATCTCACGCTGGAAGGAACAGTATCCTCTAGTAGTCCCTCAACACCCTGATAGTATCTCTCCCCAAGAGGTGATCGTCGAATTAGGTCGTCAAGCCCCAAATGCTTATTACACTACAGATGTAGGACAGCATCAGATGTGGGCAGCGCAGTTTTTAAAAAATGGTCCAAGACGTTGGATTTCCAGCGCAGGTTTAGGGACAATGGGTTATGGCTTACCCGCAGCGATGGGTGCTAAAGTCGCACTACCTCAAGAACAGGTAATCTGTATTAGCGGTGATGCGAGTTTTCAGATGAATCTGCAAGAATTAGCTACTCTGGCTCAGTATAATATCCAAGTTAAGATCGTGATTATCAATAACGGTTGGCAGGGTATGGTACGCCAGTGGCAAGAGACTTTTTATGGTGAGCGTTATTCTTGTTCTAATATGGAAGTGGGTATGCCCAATTTTGAGTTACTCGCTCAAGCCTTCGGTGTTAAAGGGATGGTAATACGCGATCGCTCTGAACTATCTGAGGCGGTGTCTGCTATGCTTGCTCACGATGGTCCGGTGTTAATAGACGCTCAAGTCACCAGAAATGAAAACTGTTATCCCATGGTTGCACCAGGTAAGTGTAACGCTCAAATGATTGGTCTTCCAGTCTCTGAAACTTTTAGAAATAGCGTTATTAATTGCGGTGTATGCGGTAGCAAAAACTCTTACGAGCACAAATTTTGTTCCGAGTGCGGGACTAAACTGTAA
- a CDS encoding hybrid sensor histidine kinase/response regulator: protein MNNYVLAIDDIYDNLLLIQLALEQEGYSVVLADSGQKALKIIDQHPPDLILVDVMMPEMDGYEVTRRVRQHPHLPYIPILLITAHEKPSLIEGLDLGADEFIRKPIKLDELKARVRSLLRLKETMDQRDNFVSCLTHDLRTPLVAMDRMLQLLKQGTFGVVSPEMKEAFKAMMNNNKNLLQMLNNLLDVHCYDLGHKNLSFIAFDLQELLTEIIQELLCLAEEKGLNLELNCCENLPEIKGDRLELRRVFMNLISNAIKFTDTGEVIVRCFVKDDYVRLLIVEVQDTGIGMSPETQLEIFQRFRQGNHKRSGQGLGLYLCQKIIEAHEATINVTSKLNQGSLFRVSFPL, encoded by the coding sequence ATGAATAACTATGTGTTAGCTATAGATGATATTTACGATAACCTTTTGTTAATTCAATTAGCCTTAGAACAAGAAGGCTATTCCGTGGTTTTAGCTGATAGTGGTCAAAAAGCTCTGAAAATAATCGATCAACATCCCCCAGATTTAATTTTAGTAGATGTGATGATGCCCGAAATGGATGGGTATGAAGTGACGCGACGTGTTCGTCAACATCCTCATCTTCCCTATATTCCGATTTTGTTAATTACCGCTCACGAAAAACCCAGTTTAATTGAAGGACTTGATTTAGGTGCAGATGAATTTATTCGCAAACCTATCAAACTTGATGAACTGAAAGCGAGGGTTCGTTCTCTATTACGTCTCAAAGAAACTATGGATCAACGAGATAATTTTGTATCTTGTTTGACCCATGATTTACGTACTCCTCTGGTGGCAATGGATCGCATGCTACAGCTATTGAAACAAGGCACATTCGGTGTCGTTTCTCCAGAGATGAAAGAAGCTTTTAAAGCGATGATGAATAACAATAAGAATCTTCTACAGATGCTCAATAATCTTCTGGATGTTCACTGTTACGATTTGGGTCATAAGAACCTGAGTTTTATTGCATTTGATTTGCAGGAGCTTTTAACAGAGATTATTCAAGAATTATTGTGTCTGGCTGAAGAAAAAGGGTTAAATTTAGAGCTTAATTGCTGCGAGAATCTACCAGAAATTAAGGGCGATCGATTGGAATTACGACGCGTATTTATGAATTTAATCAGCAACGCAATTAAGTTCACCGACACAGGAGAGGTCATAGTTCGATGTTTTGTCAAAGATGATTATGTGCGTTTATTAATTGTCGAAGTGCAAGATACCGGAATCGGAATGTCACCAGAAACGCAATTAGAAATTTTTCAACGATTTCGTCAAGGAAATCACAAACGTTCAGGACAGGGATTAGGATTATATTTATGTCAGAAAATCATCGAAGCACATGAAGCAACAATTAACGTGACTTCTAAGCTTAATCAGGGAAGTCTATTTCGAGTGAGTTTTCCTTTGTAA
- a CDS encoding diacylglycerol kinase family protein, producing the protein MDAVIIFNPTSGTNLNSDLLPDLLNVFKHQNLKVEVELTTPEEDGQGLAATAANNGVPLVIVAGGDGTIASVVRGLLNTQTILGIIPMGTRNNLAVSLNIPTDPIQAAQVIVNGQVSTIDLGKVNEHYFLEVVGVGLEASVFSSGEEIKEGIKNNMRMEALKGFWHGLQTFLNFNHHRIVLRFDGKHKRRSRTWQVNICNSPRYGVEFTLAPDAKLDDGKLDIVYMDYPSKWEHLWHFFSAMRSQPFSNERLRIFQATKIEVKSRPPLDVHADGNPIGQTPITVEVLPKSLQVMVPTPEQVLNYFNIATL; encoded by the coding sequence ATGGACGCAGTAATAATCTTCAATCCAACTTCTGGAACAAATTTAAATTCTGATTTGTTACCAGATTTACTAAATGTTTTCAAGCATCAAAACCTTAAGGTGGAGGTTGAACTGACAACACCGGAAGAAGATGGGCAAGGATTAGCAGCAACAGCCGCCAATAATGGAGTTCCTTTAGTAATTGTTGCAGGAGGAGACGGCACGATCGCTTCGGTGGTGCGTGGACTGCTCAATACTCAGACGATTCTGGGTATTATTCCCATGGGAACTCGTAATAATCTCGCCGTCAGTCTTAATATTCCTACTGATCCAATTCAAGCGGCTCAAGTTATAGTAAATGGTCAAGTTTCCACCATAGATTTGGGTAAAGTAAATGAACATTATTTTCTTGAAGTAGTTGGTGTAGGGCTTGAGGCTTCTGTCTTTTCTTCCGGGGAAGAGATTAAGGAAGGAATTAAAAATAATATGCGTATGGAGGCTTTAAAAGGTTTTTGGCATGGTCTTCAGACATTTTTGAACTTCAATCATCACCGCATAGTCTTGCGATTTGATGGAAAGCACAAACGACGCTCTCGTACTTGGCAGGTTAATATTTGCAATAGCCCTCGCTATGGAGTGGAATTTACTTTAGCTCCTGATGCGAAGCTCGATGACGGGAAACTGGATATAGTTTATATGGATTATCCTTCTAAATGGGAGCATCTGTGGCATTTTTTTAGTGCTATGCGCAGTCAACCTTTTAGCAATGAACGCCTGAGAATCTTTCAAGCGACCAAGATTGAGGTCAAGAGTCGCCCACCCTTGGATGTTCATGCTGATGGTAATCCTATAGGTCAAACTCCCATTACTGTAGAAGTTTTACCCAAATCGCTGCAGGTGATGGTTCCTACTCCTGAACAGGTATTAAATTACTTTAATATTGCTACGCTATAG